The following coding sequences lie in one Primulina huaijiensis isolate GDHJ02 chromosome 2, ASM1229523v2, whole genome shotgun sequence genomic window:
- the LOC140971300 gene encoding uncharacterized protein, whose amino-acid sequence MGNGDDWLAVDKLYHVLFCFFISIISSLIAAQTRCAFVRRRSIWVGSVVSSFAGVAKEFADELGFFHSSGASDKDVVADFLGILLAALVLYVSKHKPSSRGIKPDSLAQSQVLEMV is encoded by the coding sequence ATGGGAAACGGCGATGATTGGTTGGCCGTAGACAAATTATACCATGTCCTTTTCTGCTTCTTCATCTCCATTATTTCCTCCCTTATCGCCGCCCAGACCCGCTGTGCATTCGTCCGCCGCCGCAGCATATGGGTCGGATCCGTGGTATCTTCTTTCGCCGGCGTTGCCAAGGAGTTCGCTGACGAACTCGGCTTCTTTCACTCTTCCGGCGCGTCGGATAAAGATGTCGTCGCAGATTTTCTTGGAATTCTGCTTGCAGCCTTGGTTCTTTATGTATCTAAGCACAAGCCATCCTCCCGTGGAATCAAGCCAGACTCGCTCGCTCAATCTCAGGTGCTCGAAATGGTTTGA